A single Suricata suricatta isolate VVHF042 chromosome 2, meerkat_22Aug2017_6uvM2_HiC, whole genome shotgun sequence DNA region contains:
- the ANLN gene encoding anillin has product MQRGIVGPVVFREDFLEEAEAIILDSGEPLASDSGGDDTPESSLLSPMPSEGRAASPPKPPPADASATPVGRRGRLANLAATICSWEDDVNHSSAKQNSAQEQPGTTCLSKFSSASGASARINSSSVKQEATCCSHRDGEASLNKAPSSRAVGASLNNATVSSSVKAAASPVKSSAVSIADAKTCEVQNPELRQKTPVTPLKTEVSKPAGKSAVPQTVGSKEELNREICRQPQPREKSATPGGAGIKPFLERFGERCQEHSKQSPARSTPQRTPIITPNTRAIQERLFKQNTSSSTSHLAQQLKQEREKELACLRGRFDKGNLWSAEKVESSRSKQLESKQEIHCQNTPLKEHQAVSNTPSLPVTDKVAENQTPGKPSGTESTGFTECKMTKSSPLKITLFLEEDKSLKVTSDPKVEQQTEVVREIEMSVDDDDDDINSSKVINDIFSDVLVEGELDMEKSQEEMDHTEAESPEEQEDALNISSMSLLAPLAQTVGVVSPESLVSSPRMELKDTSVSDESPKPGKFQRTRVPRAESGDSIGSEDRDLLYSIDAYRSQRFKETERPSIKQVIVRKEDVTSKLDEKKNAFPGQVNIKQKMQELNNEINLQQTVIYQASQALNCCVDEDHGKGSLEEAEAERLLLIATEKRMLLIDELNKLKNEGPQRKNKAGPTSPSEFVASKGSVTLSEIRLPLKADFVCGTIQKPDAANYYFLIILKAGAENMVATPLACTSNSLNGDALTFPTTFTLQDVSNDFEINIEVYSLVQKKDLLGPDKRKKAHKSKAITPKRLLTSITTKSSLQSSVMASPGGLHAVRTSNFALVGSYTLSLSSVGNTKFALDKINYDVKERELLGYMFQEKVPFLCPLEGHIYLKIKCQVNSSVEERGFLTIFEDVSGFGAWHRRWCVLSGNCISYWTYPDDEKRKNPIGRINLANCTSHQIEPANREFCARRNTFELITVRPQREDDRETLVSQCRDTLCVTKNWLSADTKEERDLWMQKLNQVLVDIRLWQPDACYKPIGKP; this is encoded by the exons ATGCAAAGGGGTATTGTGGGGCCGGTGGTGTTCAGGGAAGATTttctggaggaggcagaggcaaTCATCCTGGACTCTGGGGAACCTCTGGCTTCAGATAGTGGCGGAG atgaCACACCAGAAAGCTCACTCCTCTCACCAATGCCATCAGAGGGAAGGGCCGCCTCTCCTCCCAAACCACCCCCCGCAGATGCCTCGGCAACTCCAGTTGGTAGAAGGGGCCGTCTGGCCAACCTTGCTGCAACTATTTGCTCGTGGGAAGATGATGTCAATCACTCATCTGCGAAGCAAAACAGTGCACAAGAACAGCCTGGTACCACTTGTTTATCCAAATTTTCCTCTGCAAGTGGAGCATCTGCTAGGATCAATAGCAGCAGTGTCAAGCAGGAAGCTACATGCTGTTCCCACAGGGACGGCGAGGCCTCTTTGAATAAAGCTCCATCCTCCAGAGCTGTGGGTGCATCTTTGAATAATGCTACAGTTTCCAGCTCTGTG AAAGCTGCTGCTTCCCCAGTGAAATCTTCTGCTGTATCTATTGCTGATGCTAAAACCTGTGAGGTACAAAATCCTGAGCTACGTCAGAAGACTCCAGTTACTCCCCTGAAAACAGAGGTATCAAAACCAGCTGGGAAGTCAGCGGTGCCCCAGACAGTTGGGTCCAAAGAAGAATTAAATAGAGAAATATGTCGTCAGCCTCAACCTAGAGAGAAATCGGCAACACCAG gAGGAGCAGGAATTAAGCCTTTCCTGGAACGCTTTGGGGAGCGTTGTCAAGAACACAGCAAACAAAGCCCCGCTCGGAGCACACCCCAAAGGACCCCCATTATCACTCCAAATACAAGGGCCATCCAAGAAAGATTATTCAAGCAAAACACATCTTCATCTACCTCTCATTTAGCGCAACAGCTTAAGCAG GAACGTGAGAAAGAACTAGCATGTCTTCGTGGCCGATTTGACAAGGGCAATTTATGGAGTGCAGAAAAAGTCGAAAGCTCAAGAAGCAAACAGTTGGAAAGCAAACAG GAAATTCACTGTCAGAACACTCCCCTCAAAGAACATCAAGCTGTTTCAAATACCCCATCGCTTCCAGTAACAGACAAGGTGGCAGAAAACCAAACACCAGGAAAACCTTCAGGCACGGAAAGTACAG GTTTCACTGAATGCAAAATGACAAAGTCTAGCCCTTTGAAAATCACATTGTTTTTAGAAGAGGATAAGTCTTTAAAAGTGACATCAGACCCAAAGGTTGAGCAGCAGACTG AAGTGGTACGTGAAATTGAGATGAGtgtggatgatgatgatgatgatattaatAGTTCAAAAGTAATTAATGACATCTTCAGTGATGTCCTGGTGGAAGGTGAGCTGGACATGGAAAAGAGCCAAGAGGAGATGGACCACACGGAAGCAGAAAGCCCTGAAGAGCAGGAAGATGCACTGAACATCTCCTCCATGTCTTTACTTGCTCCGTTAGCACAGACAGTTGGTGTGGTAAGTCCAGAg AGTTTAGTTTCCTCACCTCGAATGGAATTGAAAGATACCAGTGTAAGTGATGAAAGTCCAAAGCCAGGAAAATTCCAGAGAACCCGTGTTCCTCGAGCTGAGTCAGGTGATAGCATTGGTTCTGAAGATCGTGATCTTCTTTATAG CATTGATGCATACAGATCTCAAAGATTCAAAGAAACAGAACGTCCTTCAATAAAGCAGGTGATTGTTCGGAAGGAAGATGTTACTTCAAAGTTGGATGAGAAAAAGAATGCCTTTCCTGGTCAAGTGAATATCAAACAGAAAATGCAG GAgctcaataatgaaataaatttgcaGCAGACAGTAATCTATCAAGCCAGCCAGGCTCTTAACTGCTGTGTTGATGAAGATCACGGAAAAGGGTCACTAGAAGAAGCTGAAGCAGAAAGACTTCTCCTCATAGCTA CTGAGAAGAGAATGCTCTTGATTGATGAGTTGAATAAATTGAAGAATGAAGGGCCCCAGAGGAAAAACAAGGCTGGTCCCACATCCCCAAGTGAATTTGTCGCATCCAAAGGATCAGTTACTTTGTCAGAAATCCGCTTGCCTCTGAAAGCAGATTTTGTCTGCGGCACAATTCAGAAACCAG ATGCAGCAAATTACTATTTCTTAATTATACTAAAAGCAGGAGCTGAAAATATGGTAGCCACACCATTAGCATGTACTTCAAATTCTCTTAATGGTGATGCTCTGACATTCCCTACTACATTTACTCT gCAAGATGTGTCCAAtgactttgaaataaatattgaagTTTACAGCTTG GTACAAAAGAAAGATCTTTTAGGCCCtgataagagaaaaaaggcacACAAGTCCAAG GCTATTACTCCAAAGCGACTTCTCACATCTATAACCACA AAAAGCAGCCTGCAGTCTTCAG tCATGGCCAGTCCAGGTGGTCTCCATGCTGTGCGTACCAGCAACTTCGCCCTTGTTGGGTCTTACACCCTGTCATTATCTTCAGTAGGAAACACTAAATTTGCCCTGGACAAG ataAATTATGATGTAAAAGAGCGAGAGCTACTGGGGTATATGTTCCAGGAAAAG GTACCCTTTTTATGTCCCTTGGAaggtcatatttatttaaaaataaaatgtcaagtgAATTCAAGTGTTGAAGAAAGAGGTTTTCTA ACCATATTTGAAGATGTTAGTGGTTTTGGTGCCTGGCATCGAAGATGGTGTGTTCTTTCAGGAAATTGTATCTCTTATTGGACTTACCCAGATGATGAGAAACGGAAG aatcccATAGGAAGGATAAATCTGGCCAATTGTACAAGCCATCAAATAGAACCGGCCAACAGAGAATTTTGTGCAAGACGCAACACTTTTGAATTAATTACTGTCCGACCACAGAGAGAAGATGACCGAGAGACTCTTGTTAGCCAATGCAGGGACACTCTCTGTGTCACCAA GAACTGGCTGTCTGCAGATACCAAGGAAGAGAGGGATCTCTGGATGCAAAAACTCAATCAAGTTCTTGTTGATATTCGCCTCTGGCAACCTGATGCTTGCTACAAACCCATTGGGAAGCCTTAA